In the Drosophila willistoni isolate 14030-0811.24 chromosome 3R, UCI_dwil_1.1, whole genome shotgun sequence genome, aaaattcGCTTATCTAACTTGGGCAAAAACCTATACATTTATACAAACACAAGTGAAGCACTCTGAACCCACagtcaaaaaatataattaatttattcttCTATGTGTTTATATTACAAATCtagctttaaaaaaaaacaaaaaaaaaaagtcaagaGGTATTCCTAAAATCCAACTTAAACTTggttaaaaaatgttttcctATTTCCATACAGAAAACACTGAACATTCATAATGAGTAAAATTGAAAACACGTGGGATTTGATATACTCTTGCAGACTTTATGCAAATCTCGTACTcctaatatatttttaaaaatattctcctaatttatttttaaaaatattctcATAATACATTcatccaaacaaaaaaaaaaataaatcttaTTTAACTGAAAACAACATATTACTGAAGAGAAAAAACTTGACCTGTTCTTTTGAGAACGATTTGAAATATCtgttgaatttaaataattaagatAAACTAAATTATATTTTGATCAATATGAATACAGTCTGCAAGAGTAATAAACCACTATAATCGATCTATTATCATATTTATCATTTCGTTTTTCCATTAATTTTGGGTTGACATTGAACTACACCTAAATACTacttaaaatataaatgtatatgtttAAACTTGTTGTATTTGCTACGTTTATACGTGATTAAAACTAGTAACTAAACTTATAATGGGAAATGTTCTCAGTAACTagataataaaaatgaaattaaataaaactttctCCCAATAATTTAGAAAATGTAAAATCCATCCAAATACAAGCGAATAATTGAGAGAGATCTCTTTAACCAATGTAATCGATTGCTTGGCATTTCAAATGTATCATATCTTAGACTAAGCTGATGTAAAtctcgaaaaaaaaatattttagtcCCATCATTTagaattattgaaatttatcGTATAAACGTAGTACATGCCTCCTCCGGTACATACAACAccgctcacacacacacacacacacacacactcacgaCAACCACAGCAGCTATAAAGTATGCAGACTTAAGAAAATGCCGGCCAATAACCATAGGAAAAACAATAGAGAGCACAACTGAAAACTGAGTTATCCTAAAATAGATCTACTTATAGAGTAAGTCTTTGTTAGTGTAAGTAATGCGATCACTGACCGCTTTTAGTTGGGCAACCAGAGCAATCAGCGGCAGCCAACAGGTAAGCGTCGCAGTTTTCAAACTTTcatgttgaattttttttcctgGTTCCCTTTAAAATGCTAGTATAAGAAATTTGGGAGTCattttggaaaattaaatttagttctTTCTTTTCCTCTTTACAGTGGCCATTGATTTGATAGTTCAACATATACGTGATTTTCTCAACAATCGTTCGCGTCATGGTTCAACTGGCAACATTGCTTTATATATGAACTTGGATTTGGGTCCGAATGCAGCCCCAGCAGCTGGCAATGATAGAGTTGGTGGAATTGCAGGAGGTAAGGCTAAATTGCAACAGCTGAAGGGCAAAGCACGTCCCCACTAACACCCAGCAACATGTGAAAAACTATCGGATTGGAATTGACTCTAACACTTAAACTAATAGCAAAAGCAAGATATTCTACTAATCATTCATCCTCTATATGAGGGATACATATTGTTAAGCCATATCAAACAATGATATACTCTATGTTTCAATAACTAAAAGATGCCAGCGACAATAAGACTGGCACCTACAATGCCATCAGACGTTTCTCGACACTCTGCAAGGAGCTCAATATGCAAGGAAATTTCTTCTTCGACAGAAACAAGAATCTGCCGCATCACTAAACCAAATGATTGGACCGACACGCGGGAACAGGAGGTCGTAGGAAGGTAGGCAGCTAGTTGGAGTCACAGCGTAGTACAAGACACAGCACACACATGTTCATATAGATGAttgttaaaatatattttactgttttttttttaataaaccgGAAATGGCTTTAAATACCATATAAAGTTATAGAATATATAAGCAAAGATTATTTAGTTCATTGAGCGTAATGAACTTGTTTTTCCAgtatgtatttaaatattgCACTTGTACATGGCATTTATTTTACGTACATCTCCCGATGAAAATCCTCGACGTTGTCCCATCTGTTTGGCATCAGCATTAACTCTTAATGCTTTCAATGTCGGCTGACCGTTGCGGCTAAAACTCGTGGGTGAATAATGCATCACACTGGCATAATCATATGCCACACCAAATCCATATTGTGTTTTTGAGCTGGCCTTTTCGAAATTGGGAATCGTCTCTGGTTTGATATTATCAGTCATCACCATAACGTAAGAGTCACGCTCATGACGATTTTGCTCATGGAAAAAGCCAAGGGCGTGCATCAGCTCATGTATGGGTGTGCCATACGTACGCAGGCAAGTGGGCGATTGAAGATTCACTTCCTGGCGTCCGCCCAGTCGACCAACACCACTCCAACAACCAGTTTTGCCACTGCCAATGGAAATGTAATCCTTTTCAGTGGTACGTGGCTTAAAGCGCACACAAGTTTTGGTATGATATTCGCCAAAAGCATGACGAATGTTATCCATCTCCTGTTTGGTAAACGGTCCAACTATTTCATATGGTACAATTGCTCCTGGCCAGCGCGAACTCTGAGTCAAAATGCCATTACGAGTACCATTCGAGCGTGCTAGGCGATAACTTAGCGGTATCAAAATATCCCCCTCAAGATATGTGCCCAACTCTTCTGGATTTTGTTCCGATTTATCATCGTGAGCATCAACCAACTGTCCTGTTTTCTCAGTATCAGGTGCACCAAACACCGCTTCACCCAAATGGGAGAGATCTATCCATTCGTCTTCCTCAATATCTTCGTCCATATCGACAGGTAGCGCCTGAGCCATTAAAAATAATAGCAAACTAGTTACGAAAATTTTCGCAAACTTTGCCATTTTCTACTGTTTTCTACTGGTGCTTCGAACTCAGACTGAGGTGGCATTTATAGTCGCTAGTGTAGCTTCATGGAACCTAGACCTCCACAAACTAGAGCCGATAAGTCTACCGGGTATGCATGTAGCTATGCGGTTTTATCATTGCCGTTTTGTTAACTTCTAATTTGCATAGCGTGTGCCCACTTGTTTGCCCCTTTTTTTCAGTGATTTATGATCACTTTTATGCTCGTTTTTATGCTCACTTGCATATTTGTGTCAAATggcaactaaatattttactttttctaGTTTCAGGTTTTTTAGTCTAAATTTGACAAAATTGACACACATTTTGAGTAGAAATTAATGAAGAATCAATTGTAGATCGAGTATGctaatattttgaatattgttgaatgttttatataaaattaattcgAAGAGCGACCATGCAGTATGCATTCTTAGGTATCATCAAGGAACGTTTCATGagatttaaaaatgttttactAAACCCTTAAAAATATGTGTAAGGGCATGTTTACTCCTTAACATGCCCTTACACATATTTTATCCTTTCAGGATTAGTTGCgatcaaaatttaattttaaaatccttTAAATAAACATTGACCACTTATTAAAGTGATAAACAGCACAAAAGAATTGCATTTTGCCATCTATGAAACTTATTTCCATTTAGGGGGATTAAATCCCCAGTTTATAAATGTTTGTGTactttttggaaaaaaaggtcgaaatttttaataattaaatatatatatagtacagTCTCTTAAGTTTACACTTAGAAATTCTAGAGAAAAATcttttatgtatatttgtaaaatattatttGATTTACTTTTGACTTAAGTTCTAGTTTTATCATGTCGCATTTAGTTTGCCAGTTTTTCTCTTTGTATAACTTATAAGGCCACATTAATTGATATATACTTGCATATATATAGGCATATAGAAGGTTAGTTTGTTTCGTTTAGCTCAGCTAATTTGATTTTGGAATTGTCAAAAAGGCATTAGTATTTACAAAATAAGTACTTTGATTGGAATGTGCATTGCAATGGGAAAGGTGGGTGGGTGGTGTCAGCTTAACAGTTTGTTCGCAGAAATCGAATACTAAAACTTAACTAATGGAACATAACTATATAACGACTACATAATTGTTTTCATGTTGtttgttttcactttttctgTTATCTAAGAACTAGGACAATAAATAGACAACGGCAAATATTAACTAACTAAGTGACGCATTAGGATTAAGAGTTGGAATGGTTACAGTTGTTGCTTGCTTTGAGCACCTTAATATAAATGTAAGACGTTAACTAGGTACGAGCTTAgtacaatacaaaaaaatatggGCGGATTTTAAGAATAtctgttgtagttgttgttgttattaaatttgttaaactaaactaaataaGTCGTTCCTCTGGCGGCGGTTTAAGCACATTATCCATCTCCAGCCTAGGATTGCAATACTCCTGGGCGCTAGGACTGTAGGTGCCTCGTGTGGCACGCTTATTGCGAGCCATTACCAAAAATGTGCCCAATAAAGCCCCAGCTATGAGCAAAAGAACCACCACAACAGGTATAACAATAATAGCTATGTCTGTGGTGGACGGACCATCCTCTTTGGACGTAATCTGGAATATGAAAACACAGTTATTTCACGTCTCTAAGCTTAGCTAGTAACAAATGAGCTCACCATTGCTGTGCAATTCTTGCCAGTGAATCCTTCAGTGCAGTTGCAATAGTAGTCCGGTTCCTCACCACAAGCTTCTACGCATTGTCCGCCATTGGCACAAATGCCCGTTGTATTACAGGGATCCGTAAAGTTGCAATAGGCTCCACAATGCGGTGTCTGGCAGATGCATTTAAATGTACCAGGCCTATTGATGCAGCGTCCTAGACCACCACAATATTCCTCACTCAGACTACATTCATCAATATCATCTTGACAGTGTGTTCCTTCAAAACCGGTGGACAGACAATTGCAATCGTAACCGCCAATGCGATCAATGCATTTGCCACCGTTCTGACAGGGACTGGAGGCACATTCATCGATCTCCTGCTCGCAGAGAACTCCGGTATAGCCGAGACTACACTTGCATGTAGGTGTCTAGATAAAAAAgggaaattcaattaagtTGTTTATGGCGTTTCCGGATTGCTACTTACATTGTTTGCGTTTAAACAGAGGCCTCCATTATGACACGGCGTCTCCTCGCAGAAAGATAGGTCACACAGAGTACCCACGAATCCTGTGGCACATGTACAAGTAAAGTTATTGCCAGTCGTCCCATCTGCACATAAGTTAATAAGGTGTAAGTACATACATTTTAGAATTAGTCACTTAATATAACTCACTGTGTCCATTTTCGCATGTGGATTCATTGCGACATGGTTCATTCTCGCAGGTCATCTGTTTGAGGACATTACACTGAGGTCCTGTGAATTCTTCCGTACATGTGCAAAGATATGCAGCAATCAGATCTGTACAGTTACCACCATGTTGGCAGGGATTAGGAGAACATTCATCGATATTCTGCTCGCAGTGGCGTCCTTCGAATCCTACTTGGCATTGGCAATAGAAATCAGCCACTTGATTAAGGCACGTTCCATTATTCTGACACTCTACGTCAAGGCATTCATCAATGTCAACAGAACAGTCATCTCCCTCGTAGCCAGGTTTGCAGGTGCAGGCGTATTTCTCGAATGGAGCCGAGCATTCACCATCATTTTTACAATCCGACTGGAAGCATAGAATGCAGCCCTCTTCCGGTTTTGAAGAATTTAAACGAAATTGGGCCTGCAGCTGCACTGAAACGTTCTCGGTATGGGGATAGAGTTCGGCATTGGTGAAATAAGGCAAAAGCAGATCACCCACACGTGCCTCACCTAAACAGCCCTTGAACTGAGATCCCTGCTGGGCACTTTGGGTAGAGCCACGAGCCTGACGCGACTCTGGCATGCCGCCCAAGTATACTTGAGTACTGGTTGAAAGAAGATCCTGGAACGCCGCCTGATCGATGTCCACAGAGAATGCGGGAGCTGGATCCACCAAGGATTCCCAACCCTTCCATCCACCCTCTAGTTTGCCACCGTGTGATCGTAAATAAATGCGACTCCATTCGCCATCTGCATTCTCTTTTTCAAAACGCGCGGATTCGCCAATATGAAGCTGGGTAAGTTTCCAAGTAATGGTCACACGAGCACCATTTACTCCAATCTCAAAGAAACTATCATTATTGTCAATGAAAAGCAGAGTGCCTCCGGCACGAGTACGATAGGCAATCTCTATAACAGGTTTCAAAGTTGATTTCGTCGGCACTCCCACATTGTCCTCCGGTTGCTGCTCCTTGAAGTATGAGAAGGCCAGTGGTGACCGTTCCAGGCCAGTGAATGTAATATCAGTCAAACATTCGTAGCCGTCGTCCAGATTCTGGCATGTACTGTTACCAGGGCATCTGACCAGCTGAcaaaactcaatctcctgacAATCCTTGCCCTTATAACCATTCGGGCAGGTGCAACTATAATCGTTCCAGGTATTCCGACACTCGGCATTATGCTTGCATGGATTTTTGCGACATAAATCATCCGATACTTCACCGGGTAACACAGAGGTACGATCAATGCTAACGACACCGAAAGGTGATGCATTCTCTTGTACTTCAGTGACATTCAAGGGATACATCTCGACTATCATATTGTGGGAGCCATTGCTGACCTTGACATCCTGAATGATGCCCTTGAAATAGTCCTTAGTGTAATCTGCAGGAGATATGGCAGCTGATCCCATATCCGATGCTGTGCTCTCTGCATCAACCAGCCCAGGTTCAGTGCTGGCTGGCAATAAAGATTCGCGAGTCGGTGCTGGTCCACCCAAATAGAGAACTTGTGCATCTAGGATGCCCGTTGTTGACAAGGTTTTGCGGAAATATTCGGTGCCGTTGATTTTGACTTGGACGAGTGTGTGATTGCGCACCACctcaatcagatgattgtaGCCAGAGTCAAGCTTTTGACCACCAACTGTGTAAGCCTCTGGAGTGCCATTGAATTGCATCTTCACCAGCAATTCACCGCCATTTAATTGGGCAGCCACAAAGGAATCACCAATGTCTATAAAGATAAATTGCATTCGTCAATTAATCAACCCCAGGAGTATTTATCTATATAGAAAAACTCACTCTTTGTTGGCATTTTGCGTGGATCACTGCCCAAATAGAACACCTGACCCGTTGGTTCGCGAGTCCGTATAAACATCGAGATATCCAATATGGAACGTATGGCTCGTCTAGCCACATCTGTTGTCTCCACAATGACAGCAGAGTGAGTGGTATTCTCGTGACCAAATGTGGCAGCCGTCATATCTGTAAAAATTATGATCAATTAATATTTCTTTGCAATAAAATTTGTTCTATCTTATTTGTACTCACTGTGCTGGCAAGTATGCCCAAAGAACGGTCTCGGACAAACGCAGCGGAAGGTATGCCACAAGTCCGTACATTCGCCGTTCGAGTGACACGGATTGGGTTTGCATTGTTCTGTACGAGGGCATCCACTTTGCACATAGGACAATTTGGTATCGGATTCCGTATCATTATCGATATGCTCGTCAGGAAAGATGACCATCCCATTGACTACTACGTCTTGCATGCAGCCAACAAAACTTGATGGCTGGTGAGTCAAATGCCTCAAATATGACTTTAGATTGGGTATGGTGCCACCCAAATAGGTTAACGGAAACGATGGTTGGCTATTATTGGCCGTCTCATAGGAACCAACTGGAAATATGGCCTGCTCATCGTTGGCCGATAACACCAAATGTGAAGTATTGATGGCTACAAAGACCTTATGCCAACGACTGTCATTCAATTTCGATCCGATGAATACTCCCTCCCATTTGTTTAATAACGATGAATGCAAATTCAAACGTCCATTGATCAGTTCAAGAATATAGCTAACCGGTTCATTTTGTCCTCCCGAAGTGCCAAAGGCCAAAACACCGGTAGGCAAAGTGGTACGGAATTGTAAATTGATATCGTAACCCTCTTCACGTTGAGTTTTAACCGTAATCAAACTGCTAACCACCATGGAAAGAGTTGTGGTCTTCTCACAGGTATCACCTTGGAAACCATGCTCGCAAGTACAATTGAACAGATGGACAGTTTCATTGACCAAATATGGCCGGCAAAAACCCCCATTTAAACATGGCtggaaaacaaacaaaaatcaaattattactCAAAGTATATTTGATGGATGAATAATTACTTACATTCCGTTGGCAGCCAATTAAATTCACAGAACAATTCTTGCCACCATAGTTTGCATCGCAATCGCAGTCATAATCGTTGATCTGATCAATACAAGTCCCTTTCATGCATGGATGATATCGATCGCATTCATCGATATTAATCTCACAGTGTGTGCCCTCGAAACCAGGATCACATTCGCATGTATAGGTACCAATCtattaaagaaaaatcagATTATTTTAATCCATTTCAAAATCCATATCGGGTATGACTCACTCCATCATTGCAAGTGCCATGTTTGCTGCAAGGATTACTTTCACATTCGTTGATGTTAATTTCACAGTTTTTGCCTATAATGCCAGGAACGCAAACACATTCGTAACTACAATAGAAATTGGGATAAGTAAATGTTGAGGGTTTCTGTAGACGTTTTACTGTACTTACCCGCTAGCATTTTCATAGCTGAAAGGCTGACTAAACACCTTAGGTAGATCCATAAACTTACTCAATTGATATAAAGTCATATTTGATCTTTCCAGACAATTGCTATTATACTGACATGGATTACTCTCACATTCATTGATATCCTGATCACAATTTTTGCCCGTATAGCCTGGATGACATTCGCATAAATAATCCTTCACTTGATCCACACATTGGGCACCATTTGTACATGGATTCGAGATGCATTCATCGATATTCAGTTCACAATTTTTACCCTCATAGCCAGTGCCACTGCAATCGCAATGGAAGCCAcccaattcatcaatacattTGCCACTATTCAGACATGGTGCCGATACACAATCATCGATATCAATATCACAGATGCGTCCCGTCATTCCAGGTATGCAGGAGCAGGTGAAATTATTGATCATATCAATGCAGGTAGAGCCATTTGAGCAAGGATTATTAATACATTCATCAATATCAATTTCACAATTATCACCCTGATAGCCCGGCTGGCAGTCACATTCATAGGCATTGATCTGTgtaaaagataaaaaaatttaGGTTAAAAACAAACtccatacaaaatttttgcttttcatcAATCGAGCGTTCTACCGCAActttgcaaaaacaaatttatcaAAGGATCTACTAGTACTGGAAACATCATAATGATCCACTCACTTGTCTTAATATCCGATGCTTTCcatatttaaagaaaaacaactaATTACACTTTAGTAACCAACCAAATTCCAAATTTTCAGCACTAAACTCGCTCAATTTGTTCACTTACCTTATTATGGCATGTCGCCCCATTTAGACAGGGATGACTAAGACACTCATCCACATCGGAATCACAATGAATACCCGTGAATCCTGGTGTGCAATAACATTTATAGGAACCCTTCTCGTTCTTGCATATGCCATTGCCACAAATTGTCGGTTGTAGCACACATTCATCCACATCATTGGCACAAGTGCGTCCTGTCCAGCCGCGTGAGCATTTGCATTCGTAATCACCATTGGGTAAATCGAAGCATTCACCACCATTTTGACAGGGTTGTGTGGCACACTGGTTGCACACCTTGTCATCGGGACATTTGCATTGATTATGCTCACAAATCATCGGCTCTTGGCAATTAGCTGGAGAACAATTATCGGCCTTCTCACAGCGATCACCAGAATATcccacagagcaatagcaatgGGTGCCATTCATGGAGCAAGTGCCCCCATTCAGACATTTGCCATTGGTGGCATTACAATTGATGGGTGTCAGTGCCTGTAAAGCGGCAGCACCCTCCCCTGTGCTCAGTTGACAGTTGTAACCTGTTAATGATAGGAAATTGCATAAAATTTCACAATTAGATTTAACCATATCTTCCTCAAAATTAACTGCATGCAATTCAAGTACTTCAAACTACTATTATTTTAGGGTTTCATTGGAACTCattacaaattaatttctgctacaaaaaaattctaaatatatatacagttTAAATGTAAAGGGTTGCTCTAAAGTCTACTATGCTATATATACAAACTTGATGATAAAGCATTACATACTGGAGAATTATGGAAAAATTAACGGAATAGCTTGTTATTAATTCATTCGTACCCTATAACGCGTTTGCCGCATCAGTCTCAGAAAAGAATTACTTTTACAAGCTAAAAGATTATAGCATTAGAAAATAATAGGAACCGTGGGAAAAATGCATTAACTCAATTTGTCTTTCTATTAGCCCGAGTCTTTCCTACCATTAAGTTGAAAAAACtaaatgattttgttttttgtaaatttaggGCAACCCTTTATTCTTTTTggtgtatgggtgtgtgttttcttttgtgtgtCCAAACCTGTGTATCCTTTAGCGCATATACAAGTATAATTGCTGCCAAATCCTTTACAGGTGCCACCATTCAAGCAATTTTCTGGGGGACATGCAGTGGGAGTAGTAGTCACACTCAATGAGGCCGAGCGTTGGGTgggtgtttgttgttgttgtttatttagttgtttattgtttttgattgttgttgttgttattaattggggtatttttgttgtagctgttgctgatgttgttgttgttgttaaaagAGTTGTACTAGCTGGTGATGtgattgctgttgttgttggtactAATAGTTCTGGTAACGGTGTTGTTGCAGTTGGAATACAATGACCAATAGGGCCTAAATTAAGACCACAGCCAATAGCATAAAATAGCATATTTATAGGGAAAATAAGTTAGTTTGTCAAATCTAAAGGGATCATACATAGTATATAGTATAAAGAGCATAGGGGAACTAAAGGATTAAAAAAAAGATAGGCGACTAGAAATTGTGGAGTACAAGTTTTGTAGTTCCACATACTCAATTTTAGTTCACAACGCTTGCGTTTGAGCCACTCGGGTGATATATAGCGTTTCTTTTTCTCACTGGGACACaatgtgctgctgctgctggttgaAAGCCGCAAATCCTCATTCGACATTGCCGACAGCTCCGTAGAGGTAgcttttttttcaattattattaaatgttAAATACCGTTACCATTCCATGccacaaaacaaattaaatccTTTTCCTCCATACTATCAactttttaatgatttatgtatgtactcaCCCGAAGTTCCTGgcttacacacacatttgcCGGCAATACATTCGGAATCGATGGGACATTGCTGTGCACATAGTGATCCTGGTGGTCCAAGTTGACATAATTCTCCGCTATATTCGGGCGGACAAATGCACTGAAAACCGATGGTTTTGTCCAAGCAGGTTCCACCGTTGAGACACTGTTGCGTTTGGCAACTGATCGGCTTGTCACAGATCTCGCCACCCCAACCGTCTAGACACTGGCATGTATACCAGCCATAGGTATCGAAACAGCGTCCACCATTCAAACAGGGATTCTTTTCGCATTCATCGATATTGGCCTGACAGAAGGCGCCACTATAGCCAGTGCCCGTGCAATCACAAGTGAATCCATTGATGCGATCAATACAAACGCCATTATTCTGACAGGGCTGTGAGGCACACTCGTCCGTATCAATCTCACACATTTTTCCCGCATAGCCCTTAGGACATTCACATGAAATCGACGGACTACCGCTGAGTACCACGCAGGCGGCATTATTCTTGCAGGGATTCTTTTGGCAGAGTGGATGGATGTTCACCTCTGTTTCGCAGTGTTGACCACTGTGATTGGCATCACAGAAGCATTGATAATCACCGCGAGAGTTCTCCATACAGCTGCCACCATTAGTGCAAGGATTTTTACCCGCAGCACATGGAGAGCCATTATCCTTTTGGCAATTCTTGCCCGAGTACCGTGCAGTACAGCGACACTCATAGCCATCAGCATTGGAGGTGCATGTGCCATGACCCATACATGGATCATTGAGACAAAAATTATCTTGGACTCGTGTAAAGACATCATGTTCGCTGCAGGGACCTTGATTCAAAGGACAGACACCGAATACAGCATTCTGTACGGTCATGGAGCCATTGGCGAATTGCAAACCAGGACCATCCAACAGACATCCAGAGAATGAATTGCCCAATATTAAAATGGCTGCCTCATTGCCAATATCCTGATTGGTTAAAAATTGACTATTATATGTAGAATTTGCTGTAAAAGAAGAGATACGAATTTCATTCAAAAGCTATTCACTTTGTGGTCATtctttgcctttttattttgcctCTCGCTGATCTTTCCTCTTTGCTATtttcaattacaaaattttcacGATTTTGATTTGTGTGAAGAGTACTTACCAAATATTGTGGCTGCACGATCCACATGCAAATAGAGATTACCGTACTCGTATTTGAATTGCAGCGTATGCCAACGATTGTCCAAGAGTTGATAGGGCAATTTAACATCCAGACGATTGTTGGGTCCAATCACAGCCGGACCGGCCAATGATATTTGTAGGAAATCATTGAGCACTGAGATTACAATAGAGTTTTTATTATATTGCTGAGCAAGTATTTCACCGCCGCGGCACGAGCGGAAACTAATTGCCGAATGATCCCAAATGGGCATGGGAGTGAGCAGGCGTAGATAAGCGGAGCCATTGAAGTATGCCTCCTTGGTCTGAACTTCCAGTGAGGCAACATCTGTTaagacaaaaagaaattttcgTAAATGCATACATTGGACAAGGTTAGAGTAACTAGTTTAACTAATCGGATTTCAGAGTGACGAAGATTGAGTGGGCTTTGGAAGGTAAATGTAACCATAGTATTATTCATTTCACTCCCTCTCTTTGCTCATAGTTCTATTGGGCACAACAAAATGGCCAATGGTTTACTTTGGCTTACATTTTG is a window encoding:
- the LOC6649444 gene encoding protein crumbs isoform X1, producing MAVTTMYASATTIAHGRQQKQQQKQQRRTITTKTTLSRARTKSAAQMTTKATKQQQQQLRQAQQHLLKRAISAPQWIFLLILIYLATDVASLEVQTKEAYFNGSAYLRLLTPMPIWDHSAISFRSCRGGEILAQQYNKNSIVISVLNDFLQISLAGPAVIGPNNRLDVKLPYQLLDNRWHTLQFKYEYGNLYLHVDRAATIFANSTYNSQFLTNQDIGNEAAILILGNSFSGCLLDGPGLQFANGSMTVQNAVFGVCPLNQGPCSEHDVFTRVQDNFCLNDPCMGHGTCTSNADGYECRCTARYSGKNCQKDNGSPCAAGKNPCTNGGSCMENSRGDYQCFCDANHSGQHCETEVNIHPLCQKNPCKNNAACVVLSGSPSISCECPKGYAGKMCEIDTDECASQPCQNNGVCIDRINGFTCDCTGTGYSGAFCQANIDECEKNPCLNGGRCFDTYGWYTCQCLDGWGGEICDKPISCQTQQCLNGGTCLDKTIGFQCICPPEYSGELCQLGPPGSLCAQQCPIDSECIAGKCVCKPGTSGPIGHCIPTATTPLPELLVPTTTAITSPASTTLLTTTTTSATATTKIPQLITTTTIKNNKQLNKQQQQTPTQRSASLSVTTTPTACPPENCLNGGTCKGFGSNYTCICAKGYTGYNCQLSTGEGAAALQALTPINCNATNGKCLNGGTCSMNGTHCYCSVGYSGDRCEKADNCSPANCQEPMICEHNQCKCPDDKVCNQCATQPCQNGGECFDLPNGDYECKCSRGWTGRTCANDVDECVLQPTICGNGICKNEKGSYKCYCTPGFTGIHCDSDVDECLSHPCLNGATCHNKINAYECDCQPGYQGDNCEIDIDECINNPCSNGSTCIDMINNFTCSCIPGMTGRICDIDIDDCVSAPCLNSGKCIDELGGFHCDCSGTGYEGKNCELNIDECISNPCTNGAQCVDQVKDYLCECHPGYTGKNCDQDINECESNPCQYNSNCLERSNMTLYQLSKFMDLPKVFSQPFSYENASGYECVCVPGIIGKNCEININECESNPCSKHGTCNDGIGTYTCECDPGFEGTHCEINIDECDRYHPCMKGTCIDQINDYDCDCDANYGGKNCSVNLIGCQRNPCLNGGFCRPYLVNETVHLFNCTCEHGFQGDTCEKTTTLSMVVSSLITVKTQREEGYDINLQFRTTLPTGVLAFGTSGGQNEPVSYILELINGRLNLHSSLLNKWEGVFIGSKLNDSRWHKVFVAINTSHLVLSANDEQAIFPVGSYETANNSQPSFPLTYLGGTIPNLKSYLRHLTHQPSSFVGCMQDVVVNGMVIFPDEHIDNDTESDTKLSYVQSGCPRTEQCKPNPCHSNGECTDLWHTFRCVCPRPFFGHTCQHNMTAATFGHENTTHSAVIVETTDVARRAIRSILDISMFIRTREPTGQVFYLGSDPRKMPTKNIGDSFVAAQLNGGELLVKMQFNGTPEAYTVGGQKLDSGYNHLIEVVRNHTLVQVKINGTEYFRKTLSTTGILDAQVLYLGGPAPTRESLLPASTEPGLVDAESTASDMGSAAISPADYTKDYFKGIIQDVKVSNGSHNMIVEMYPLNVTEVQENASPFGVVSIDRTSVLPGEVSDDLCRKNPCKHNAECRNTWNDYSCTCPNGYKGKDCQEIEFCQLVRCPGNSTCQNLDDGYECLTDITFTGLERSPLAFSYFKEQQPEDNVGVPTKSTLKPVIEIAYRTRAGGTLLFIDNNDSFFEIGVNGARVTITWKLTQLHIGESARFEKENADGEWSRIYLRSHGGKLEGGWKGWESLVDPAPAFSVDIDQAAFQDLLSTSTQVYLGGMPESRQARGSTQSAQQGSQFKGCLGEARVGDLLLPYFTNAELYPHTENVSVQLQAQFRLNSSKPEEGCILCFQSDCKNDGECSAPFEKYACTCKPGYEGDDCSVDIDECLDVECQNNGTCLNQVADFYCQCQVGFEGRHCEQNIDECSPNPCQHGGNCTDLIAAYLCTCTEEFTGPQCNVLKQMTCENEPCRNESTCENGHNGTTGNNFTCTCATGFVGTLCDLSFCEETPCHNGGLCLNANNTPTCKCSLGYTGVLCEQEIDECASSPCQNGGKCIDRIGGYDCNCLSTGFEGTHCQDDIDECSLSEEYCGGLGRCINRPGTFKCICQTPHCGAYCNFTDPCNTTGICANGGQCVEACGEEPDYYCNCTEGFTGKNCTAMITSKEDGPSTTDIAIIVIPVVVVLLLIAGALLGTFLVMARNKRATRGTYSPSAQEYCNPRLEMDNVLKPPPEERLI